In Columba livia isolate bColLiv1 breed racing homer chromosome 8, bColLiv1.pat.W.v2, whole genome shotgun sequence, a single genomic region encodes these proteins:
- the FMO1 gene encoding flavin-containing monooxygenase 1 isoform X1 yields MRVAVVGAGVSGLTATKCCMDEGLEPTCFEQSQDIGGLWRYTEHIEPGRPSLYASVISNSSKELSAFSDFPYPEDFPVFLPHAKLLDYLRRYANHFGIMEHIKLGTTVVSIRKRPDFATTGQWDVVTEADGKHTSYVFDAVMVCTGNFPEPTIPLHSFPGIKRFKGQYFHSRQYKRPDVFKGKRVLVVGMGNSGVDIAVEASHVATKVTVSTRRGAWVLGRVFEHGYPWDVVFNTRLMSLIRNNLPGPLARALINYSVNKRFNHENYGLQPEKSCLVREPVLNDDLPSYILTGRITIKPGVKEFKDNSVVFHDCPEEEPIDIVVFCTGYDASFPFLEEKIVKVENKHACLYKYVFPTHLQKPTLAVLGLIRPLGGIMPVIEMQARWAARVFKGLCQLPPQSVMEKEVNEKKKNQVKWFGLSFDEVLKTEWLAYLDMLASFIGAKPSVPRLLFRDPRLAFTIFFGPCTPYQYRLEGPGRWEGAQQAILTQWDRILKPTKTRVPASTSSPYPSLLIVMGFLLLLAALYFGFP; encoded by the exons ATGAGAGTGGCAGTGGTGGGTGCGGGTGTCAGCGGGCTGACAGCCACCAAGTGCTGCATGGATGAGGGGCTGGAACCCACCTGCTTCGAGCAGAGCCAGGACATTGGGGGGCTCTGGCGCTACACG GAGCACATCGAGCCTGGCCGGCCAAGCCTCTATGCATCAGTCATCAGCAACAGCTCCAAGGAGTTGTCGGCGTTCTCTGACTTCCCATACCCTGAGGACTTCCCGGTGTTCCTGCCCCATGCCAAGCTTCTGGACTACCTCCGGCGCTATGCTAACCACTTTGGCATCATGGAGCACATCAAATTGGGG ACCACTGTTGTAAGCATCCGGAAACGCCCCGACTTTGCCACCACGGGCCAGTGGGATGTGGTCACGGAGGCTGACGGGAAGCACACATCATACGTCTTTGATGCTGTTATGGTTTGCACTGGCAATTTCCCTGAACCAACCATCCCCCTGCACAGTTTTCCTG GCATCAAGAGGTTTAAAGGCCAGTACTTCCACAGCCGGCAGTACAAGCGTCCTGATGTGTTTAAGGGGAAGCGCGTCCTTGTGGTTGGCATGGGCAATTCGGGAGTAGACATCGCAGTGGAGGCCAGCCATGTAGCCACGAAG GTGACTGTTAGCACCAGACGAGGTGCCTGGGTGCTCGGCCGTGTGTTTGAACATGGCTACCCATGGGACGTGGTTTTCAACACCCGCCTTATGAGCCTGATCAGAAATAACCTCCCTGGACCTCTTGCACGGGCGTTGATTAACTACAGCGTGAACAAGAGGTTCAATCATGAGAACTATGGCCTTCAACCAGAAAAGAG ctgcctggtGCGTGAGCCCGTGTTGAATGACGACCTTCCAAGCTACATCCTGACAGGGAGGATCACCATCAAGCCGGGTGTCAAGGAGTTCAAGGACAACTCAGTTGTTTTTCACGATTGCCCTGAGGAGGAGCCCATCGATATTGTTGTCTTCTGCACGGGCTACGATGCTTCCTTCCCATTCCTAGAAGAAAAAATTGTCAAGGTGGAAAACAAGCATGCATGCCTCTACAAATACGTGTTTCCAACCCACCTGCAGAAGCCCACCCTGGCCGTCCTTGGGCTGATCAGGCCATTGGGAGGCATCATGCCTGTGATAGAGATGCAAGCACGCTGGGCAGCCCGTGTCTTCAAAG GCTTGTGTCAGTTGCCGCCTCAGTCTGTGATGGAGAAGGAAGTaaatgagaagaagaaaaaccaagTGAAATG GTTTGGTCTGAGCTTTGATGAAGTCCTCAAAACCGAGTGGCTGGCCTACCTGGACATGCTCGCCTCCTTCATTGGTGCCAAGCCCAGCGTGCCGCGGCTGCTGTTCCGAGATCCTCGGCTGGCATTCACCATTTTCTTTGGCCCCTGCACCCCTTACCAGTACCGGCTGGAGGGCCCTGGGCGCTGGGAGGGTGCACAGCAGGCTATTCTCACCCAGTGGGACCGGATCCTGAAGCCCACCAAAACGCGAGTCCCTGCCAGTACTTCCAGCCCTTACCCTTCTCTCCTGATTGTGATGGGGTTTCTCCTGCTCCTGGCTGCGCTGTATTTTGGCTTCCCGTAG
- the FMO1 gene encoding flavin-containing monooxygenase 1 isoform X2: MRVAVVGAGVSGLTATKCCMDEGLEPTCFEQSQDIGGLWRYTEHIEPGRPSLYASVISNSSKELSAFSDFPYPEDFPVFLPHAKLLDYLRRYANHFGIMEHIKLGTTVVSIRKRPDFATTGQWDVVTEADGKHTSYVFDAVMVCTGNFPEPTIPLHSFPGIKRFKGQYFHSRQYKRPDVFKGKRVLVVGMGNSGVDIAVEASHVATKVTVSTRRGAWVLGRVFEHGYPWDVVFNTRLMSLIRNNLPGPLARALINYSVNKRFNHENYGLQPEKSCLVREPVLNDDLPSYILTGRITIKPGVKEFKDNSVVFHDCPEEEPIDIVVFCTGYDASFPFLEEKIVKVENKHACLYKYVFPTHLQKPTLAVLGLIRPLGGIMPVIEMQARWAARVFKGLCQLPPQSVMEKEVNEKKKNQVKWSTKVKMWPDATCQ; encoded by the exons ATGAGAGTGGCAGTGGTGGGTGCGGGTGTCAGCGGGCTGACAGCCACCAAGTGCTGCATGGATGAGGGGCTGGAACCCACCTGCTTCGAGCAGAGCCAGGACATTGGGGGGCTCTGGCGCTACACG GAGCACATCGAGCCTGGCCGGCCAAGCCTCTATGCATCAGTCATCAGCAACAGCTCCAAGGAGTTGTCGGCGTTCTCTGACTTCCCATACCCTGAGGACTTCCCGGTGTTCCTGCCCCATGCCAAGCTTCTGGACTACCTCCGGCGCTATGCTAACCACTTTGGCATCATGGAGCACATCAAATTGGGG ACCACTGTTGTAAGCATCCGGAAACGCCCCGACTTTGCCACCACGGGCCAGTGGGATGTGGTCACGGAGGCTGACGGGAAGCACACATCATACGTCTTTGATGCTGTTATGGTTTGCACTGGCAATTTCCCTGAACCAACCATCCCCCTGCACAGTTTTCCTG GCATCAAGAGGTTTAAAGGCCAGTACTTCCACAGCCGGCAGTACAAGCGTCCTGATGTGTTTAAGGGGAAGCGCGTCCTTGTGGTTGGCATGGGCAATTCGGGAGTAGACATCGCAGTGGAGGCCAGCCATGTAGCCACGAAG GTGACTGTTAGCACCAGACGAGGTGCCTGGGTGCTCGGCCGTGTGTTTGAACATGGCTACCCATGGGACGTGGTTTTCAACACCCGCCTTATGAGCCTGATCAGAAATAACCTCCCTGGACCTCTTGCACGGGCGTTGATTAACTACAGCGTGAACAAGAGGTTCAATCATGAGAACTATGGCCTTCAACCAGAAAAGAG ctgcctggtGCGTGAGCCCGTGTTGAATGACGACCTTCCAAGCTACATCCTGACAGGGAGGATCACCATCAAGCCGGGTGTCAAGGAGTTCAAGGACAACTCAGTTGTTTTTCACGATTGCCCTGAGGAGGAGCCCATCGATATTGTTGTCTTCTGCACGGGCTACGATGCTTCCTTCCCATTCCTAGAAGAAAAAATTGTCAAGGTGGAAAACAAGCATGCATGCCTCTACAAATACGTGTTTCCAACCCACCTGCAGAAGCCCACCCTGGCCGTCCTTGGGCTGATCAGGCCATTGGGAGGCATCATGCCTGTGATAGAGATGCAAGCACGCTGGGCAGCCCGTGTCTTCAAAG GCTTGTGTCAGTTGCCGCCTCAGTCTGTGATGGAGAAGGAAGTaaatgagaagaagaaaaaccaagTGAAATG GTCCACCAAGGTGAAGATGTGGCCCGATGCAACTTGTCAGTGA